The proteins below come from a single Miscanthus floridulus cultivar M001 chromosome 1, ASM1932011v1, whole genome shotgun sequence genomic window:
- the LOC136485544 gene encoding ABC transporter G family member 11-like, translated as MRKGAVGGPGMGREAAAAVVAAELEDSAAKAAGAGAAAAAPVLSPLSETLWRDRPGALLLGDVSARLAWRDLTVTVALGTGDTQAVLQGLTGHAEPGTITALMGPSGSGKSTLLDALAGRLAANAFLSGTVLLNGRKANLSFGAAAYVTQDDNLIGTLTVRETISYSARLRLPDNMPREEKQALVEGTIVEMGLQDCADTVVGNWHLRGISGGEKRRVSIALEILMRPRLLFLDEPTSGLDSASAFFVTQTLRGLARDGRTVIASVHQPSSEVFLLFDCLYLLSGGKTVYFGKASEACEFFAQAGFPCPPMRNPSDHFLRCINSDFDKVKATLKGSMKTRFERSDDPLEKITTSEAMRRLISYYQHSQYYINAQQKVDETARIKGTVLDSGGSQASFLMQAFTLTKRSFINMSRDFGYYWSRLIIYIVVTLCIGTIYLNVGTGYNSILARGACASFIFGFVTFMSIGGFPSFVEDMKVFQRERLNGHYGVLAFVISNTLSAMPFLILITFVSGTLCYFMVRLHPGFMHYLFFVLDLYASVTVVESLMMAIASVIPNFLMGIIIGAGIQGIFMLVSGYFRLPHDIPKPFWRYPMSYISFHYWALQGQYQNDLKGLLFDNQDDELPKIPGEFILENVFQIDVNRSKWLDLAVLFSMIVIYRLLFFVMIKISEDVTPWVRGYIARRRVQNRRQRKVELATRTLSLRGYVVDAASLPANHP; from the exons ATGAGGAAGGGGGCGGTGGGCGGGCCCGGGATGGGGAGGGAGGCCGCGGCCGCCGTGGTGGCGGCGGAGCTGGAGGACTCGGCGGCGAAGGCGGCgggggcgggcgcggcggcggcggcgcccgtgCTGAGCCCGCTCAGCGAGACGCTGTGGCGCGACAGGCCCGGGGCCCTCCTCCTCGGGGACGTGTCGGCACGCCTGGCGTGGCGGGACCTCACCGTCACCGTCGCGCTCGGCACCGGCGACACGCAGGCCGTGCTGCAGGGCCTCACGGGCCACGCCGAGCCCGGCACCATCACCGCGCTCATGGGTCCGTCGGGCTCCGGCAAGTCCACGCTGCTCGACGCGCTCGCAGGGCGCCTCGCCGCCAACGCCTTCCTCTCCGGGACCGTCCTCCTCAACGGGCGCAAGGCCAACCTCTCCTTCGGCGCCGCG GCCTATGTGACACAAGATGACAACCTGATTGGCACACTGACAGTAAGGGAGACCATCTCATACTCGGCGCGTCTCCGACTCCCTGATAACATGCCCAGGGAGGAGAAGCAGGCTTTGGTCGAGGGCACCATCGTCGAGATGGGGCTTCAGGATTGTGCCGACACAGTCGTCGGCAACTGGCACCTGAGGGGGATCAGTGGCGGCGAGAAGAGGAGGGTCAGCATCGCCCTGGAAATACTGATGAGGCCTAGGCTGCTCTTCCTGGATGAGCCCACTAGTGGTCTCGATAG TGCTTCGGCATTCTTCGTGACACAGACGCTGCGGGGACTGGCAAGGGATGGCCGAACCGTCATAGCATCGGTCCATCAGCCAAGCAGTGAGGTTTTCTTGCTGTTTGACTGTCTCTATCTTCTATCAGGGGGCAAAACAGTCTACTTTGGGAAGGCCTCTGAGGCTTGTGAG TTCTTCGCCCAAGCTGGTTTCCCATGCCCGCCGATGCGCAACCCATCGGATCATTTCCTCAGGTGCATAAATTCAGATTTTGACAAGGTGAAGGCTACTCTGAAAGGGTCGATGAAGACGAGG TTTGAAAGATCTGACGATCCGCTCGAGAAGATCACAACTTCGGAAGCCATGAGGAGGCTTATCAGCTACTACCAACACTCACAGTACTATATCAATGCGCAACAGAAAGTAGATGAGACGGCCAGGATC AAAGGAACTGTGCTGGATTCAGGAGGGAGCCAAGCTAGCTTTCTGATGCAGGCGTTCACGCTCACAAAGCGATCCTTCATCAACATGTCAAGGGATTTTGGATACTACTGGTCGAGGCTTATTATCTACATTGTTGTGACACTTTGCATCGGGACTATATACCTCAATGTTGGCACGGGATACAACTCTATTCTG GCCCGGGGTGCATGTGCTTCCTTCATCTTTGGCTTTGTCACATTCATGTCGATCGGAGGGTTTCCATCTTTTGTGGAGGACATGAAG GTCTTTCAAAGGGAGAGGCTCAACGGGCACTATGGTGTGCTGGCGTTTGTCATCAGCAACACACTCTCGGCGATGCCGTTCCTGATCCTGATCACCTTCGTGTCGGGCACGCTGTGCTACTTCATGGTGCGCCTGCACCCGGGCTTCATGCACTACCTGTTCTTCGTGCTGGACCTCTACGCCAGCGTCACCGTCGTGGAGAGCCTGATGATGGCCATTGCCAGTGTGATCCCCAACTTCCTCATGGGCATCATTATCGGTGCAGGGATTCAG GGGATATTCATGCTGGTGTCAGGTTACTTCAGACTTCCGCATGACATCCCAAAGCCCTTCTGGAGGTACCCCATGTCATACATCAGCTTCCACTACTGGGCATTGCAG GGCCAGTACCAGAACGACCTGAAGGGCCTGCTGTTCGACAACCAGGACGACGAGCTGCCCAAGATCCCCGGGGAGTTCATCCTGGAGAACGTGTTCCAGATCGACGTGAACCGGTCCAAGTGGCTGGACCTGGCCGTGCTGTTCAGCATGATCGTCATATACCGCCTCCTCTTCTTCGTGATGATCAAGA